ggaaaaatatgtgtattctttttctctctgtgagccCAAGATCATAGGCAGCCTGGAACGGAGGTGTCACTCTAAGTTGTCTGTCCCCTAGGCTGTCACGTCCaacttcaacatattttttagaagttgtagGGATACGTGTACATCACCCCGTCATAGAGTAAACGGCGCTTCATCCTGACCCAGTTTAATGTCCATATGAAAATCAGAAATCTTCCAAACTGAAGCCTGAGGAAATATTTCCCGTCTCTCCTTCCAGTCTGTCTGCCATCTTCATCCCACATCCCCACTGCTCACCTGCGTCAGACCACCTTCCATCTATAAACATTTTCAGTGGGACAATTGGATGAGAACTAATTACAGCAGTAATGAAAATGGTCCCATGAACGTAGGCTCTGCACAACAAGGATGCTTTGACCGGAGGCCTCAGCTGTGGCCTGCAGGGTCTGTTCACGttttctgcctggcttccctgcagacGTTGTGCAGAAAATCAAGCCTGCAGTCAAAGTCATAGAATGcccaagaaatccagaaaaatagagTGAGAGTCATCtccttgggaatatttttgaaaaccatccaCTAATAGGAAGAAGAGCTTTAAGAGGGTCATTTCAGATCAGATGATGTCCAACTGCAGGTGGGTCAGTTTTGTCATTGTTGCTCGCTAGttggctttctgctgcttctaacaCGTCTCTGTttagagaagtggcctgagtctaccctcagagcagaaaggtgagctgggcctggcGACAGCCTAGCTTCTGTGCTGTGTAGTACCCCACTGAGAATGAAGGgatggcccagggcttcctctgactctctccctcagttATAAACTCTCTGAAGGGAAAATGGAGTAAAAAATTCTTAATTCAGTATGGTattgtcaaagtataaaaataattgtctttggaggggagggtatagttcaagggGTAGAGTAcgtgctgggttcaattcccagtacctcaatgtaaaaaaataataaggaaaattctgttttaacaaaagaaaaagaacaaagaagaaaagagatctcaaacaatccaactttaaaagaaaaaaaacattttttacataGTAATCAGCTCAGTCTTTtgctagattaggagtttgggattaacagatacacactacaatgaataaaataaataaccaactccCACGTCCTTAATAACCTAGTTCAACctgaattctttctcttttttcccctaagcaacCCGTGGAAACCTCTGAAATTCTCACCTtataaagaattcatttaaaggtGGCATGAAAGTTACTGGTTAAAACAGTTATTTGTGGTTCCATGAATATAAGTCTAGtaagaaagatagacaataagccagtaagcaaataaatatattatgtactGCCAGGTGCTTATAATTgccacaaagaaacataaaacttattaggagagaaaatgattgaataagaaatatgtgtgtgctattttaaataatgtggtcagATAAGTCCTTTCTGtgggtaaaataatttgaacaaagtcctgaatgaagcaaaagaataaGCCACGTATgtaacagacaagaaaagccTCCCAGGCCGGGAGAAGTGTAGGTACGAGACTTGGAGTTACAAACACAGCTGTCCCAGTGGGGACCATCTGGGCGGtgaagatgggctggagcagaacGGTGAGACCTGAGGCTGCAGAGACGGGTGAGGGACcggatcacacagggccttggtaGGGACTCCGGATATCCTTCTGAATACAAGAGAAAATCACGAGAGTATTTTGCAAGCAGAACAACTTGATCTGATTCATACTTAATAAGACCGCTGTGGGTAACATATGGGGAATAAGCAATGGAAGCAGGGCAAGGTAAGCTGATGGGAAGGCACTGGGAAGAGTGCTGCtgacctggagagagacaccGAGGTTGGGCTGGGATGATGGTGGGAGACGGGCTGAAATGGGGACACGATTTGACAGTAACGGTCACAGGCCCTTAATGCTCgagttggacacagacacagagtggTTTCAGGGTGATGGGTATGTGATATTTGGGCTGAGCCACAGTTTTTGTACAGAGACCTGACAGGAGAATAAAGTGGGGACGTTGATGTCGGTAAGAAGGGTTGGTGGGTGTTTAATTCCCCCTAGAGCCgcgtctctgtttctctgtaaatgaagtcagcagagcagggatgggtgTTCCTAATTCTGCAGAGAATTGCGTGTCTTCCTCATCGACAAATTCGAGAGGCCTACCTGCCCATCCAATTGCAACatcttgaatctgcttctttctatccAGGAGGAGATTTCCAACTAAGATGCCTATCAAAAATTCCCGTGTCCACAGttagagctgtgtgcctttgggatgATCTCAGAGATGCCTCCACAGAGGCTCGGTGTGCTCTTTCTCCCTCAGAGCACACAGTTCCCTTCAGTCCACTGGGTCTCAGCAGAGAAGATTTCACAAGTagcccctctcaggccctggggaccaaCCTCCAGCTTGGCCGAGCTCTGAAAATAAGCACGAGTTATGGGCAAAGGGCCTTCTCCAGGGCGCCATCTGGCAGATTACATGAGGACAGTGTACNNNNNNNNNNNNNNNNNNNNNNNNNNNNNNNNNNNNNNNNNNNNNNNNNNNNNNNNNNNNNNNNNNNNNNNNNNNNNNNNNNNNNNNNNNNNNNNNNNNNTGTCTGAAGTGGGCTTGCTTACCGCACCTGGTAcatgggaaatataaaataagtactaGAACCTccactttttctccctcttgggCCTTCCAACCTAAAAAGTAATACGTGAACTCAGACGGCCTAGTCACCACAATGAGGTCCGACCAGCCCGGCTCTCCTGAGTGATGGGCACTGACTTGCGCATTAACTCGGAACAGTAGGGGAACCGCCTTCCTCTAACTGGGCCTCTCCCCACACCAGGCACGCCCTCAGCTGAGAAGGGGCCAACTCCCCCATTGAGGTGTGTGCTGGTGGCTTCAGTGTGACCTGGCCCTGCCGGGACATGAACCTGCAGTGAGGTGGAGTGTCAGGAGGAGGGGGGGTccctgctggggcagcagggggcccGGTAGCACCCTGCGCAGCCTGGTGCCTGGGGCTCCCCAACATCTCCTACGGCCCCCGGGTCGGCTCTGGTCTGGGCCACTCCATGCACCCTCCCAGTATCTTTTCATTAAgtcccttttttgcttttatcagcCAGAGGTGGCTTCTGTTGCTTGTTCAGTGAAACAGTGCATCAGGAAACCAGACTATTTCTAAGATCAGTAAAATACGAACTTTGGTCAGCTCGCCGGGCAGACCGTGCAGCACAAATTCCCGCACAGGGCTGTGCAAATGCCTTACGTGAAGGGTCCTCATCATCTGTCTTCAGAGATACAGAAGCTCGTGGTTCAGGTAAAACCTCAGGGAGGGATTGAGGAATCCAAAGCTGGTTGGTTTCAAAGACTAACCGGTCGGACCAGACCCCTGAGCTGTGGTCAGAAGCCTGGCTCAATGTCACGCAGACTCAGCACCCTAAGTGTCCGGTGGGGCCGGTGCTGTTTCCTTTACAGGCTCTCGTTGGGGAGTCACTGTAGCCCCTTACACTCAGCAGGGAATCCAGCCCTCTTAGCCCCCACCCTGAGTGTTCCATGACACAAATCTCGGGagtgtttaattttcatctttgtttaggaGGATGAAGGTGGGGCAAGAGGAGAGATAAATTCACACTTAGTGACACCAAGTCACAGCCAGTACCTCCTCCTCGGAGAGCTATGTGCTCCCACAGTggtggctggggggctgggcagagccccTCCTCTGGTCACAGAGGGACTCACTCCTCTGACTGCAACTGATGGGTTGGACAACCAATCCAGAGGGGACAGAGCATCTTTCCCGGGAATTTggaactgacacacagaaattaatttcACTCATCTGGGgattgggaggagggtgggaatcaaatgaaaccagagcaggagagaaagttacaagtgaatgagagagagacagagagactgaacTTGTGAGAGTAAATAGTGTGAAGGAAGGATAACAATCAGGGCACAGAGGAATTCCAGCTCCTGGCTGTCTAGTGTGTCCCAGCCCATCAACAAACCTGCGGGATGGTTAACATCATTCCagttttgcagattaggaaacaggctgaaagagACGGGGGTTGGCTTTGGGTGCACAGTTAATTTAATTGCCACTGGACCCCTCACTTCCCACTGCCTGAAGGCACCATGATCCTCACAGGGACCCTGCAGTGCTGACAGCCTAGCACCCTGATCAAAGGGACCCTGCGGGAGTGGGAACCTCTCTGAGTTTGGAGAGTTCCCTGCACCGAGATTCCATGCATCAGCCGGCTCCCGCTCACCCCAGGTTAACGTCTCCCCAGCTGTGTAGTCCCCGACCcgcttccctccctgccaggcaccccCGTTCTTACCACCGAGTGTACTGCAGGAATTCAGGCACAGGGATGCCCAAAGCAACACGAGCCCACCGGCTGTACAAACAGcagactcccagccccacctgggctcCATGGGGATAGTAGGTGTCCTCACCTTTCATGTACCTAAGGCAATCTGTTTCTTCAGCTGGAggctatagagaaaaataaaaggtccaAAACATTGTTCAGTGAGGAATTCCTCCAAGGACCTGACTTCAGAGTCTACAACCAGTTGTGCTGGCCGCTCTTACCCCCGGACTTTGGGTGAGGTGGATTATTGATCAGCACAATCGCcggtggcccagctcctgggcttggctgcccagagggggctgggggaatgggtaaggccagggcactcaggaagagcacagaggaccTGACATCTCGCCTCCGCAGTTGTAAACCCTTCCCCAAATCTCAAGGCATCGGACAGAGTGCAGCCACCACAATAATGAGATGTTCCCATCTCTTCACTCACTCCTGTTGGTTCACTTACGTGCTGAGCATCCACTGGGTCACAGGACATGACACACAGGATGGCCGATGGGACAGGCTTGGTACTTCCCCCTGGATCCTGTTCAATCTGATGGAAGAATGATCACTCATAAACGGTTTCTCAAAAGGATACATAGACAGGAGACAAACTGCAGAgtgaatcaaattttaaaatataaatgaagatcCCCCAGTCTCCCCGCCTAAGGTTAACAGCATAAAGAAAATAGATCTTGCCTTTGATCACCAAGGAAGTGGTCACCCTCtctcaggaggaaaggagagttaATCTTTGAGCAGGACACAGAAGTGCTCCATCGAATTGGACCAGGACCtctgcattcattcagcaaatctgTATAAGCTCCTACTACTTATGGGAATCTAGTAACTATACCCATTCCCAAGGCTCTTGGGCTTTATTAGTCAACAAAATAGACACGACTCCCCATCACTGGGGGCTCAGAGTTTTAGCAGAGAAAACAGGCAACATGATGGGGGTAGCAAGAGCTTGGGGAAAAATAAGAGTGATATGAGCAAACtcaggtgatggtggtggggtgggaggcaggcaggagggaataAGGCAATCCTGGCAGATCTCAAGGAGTAATGAACTTGAAGCAGAATAGATccggaggaagaaggaagagccgGAGCCAGAGGCCCCCAGAGTGATGGGGAGAGTGTGGGCGGAGAGGCAGAGCAGGCCGGGTCCTGGAAGACTTTGGGACGACTTTGGCTCCTAATGGAATGGTGACCCTTTTAGTGAGTTTTGATGGGATGGGTGATGTCcaatttatgcttttgttttgggttttcttgggaggaggttaatttatttattttagtgaaggTGCTGtggtttgaacccaggatctcatgcatgctaagcatgcactgtatcactgagctacacccaccccctcaaTGTATGCTTTTATAGGCTCCCTCTGACTCTGTGTGGATGAGATTGTAGAAAAGCAAAGATGGAAGAAGTAGGCTATTTGGTGTCCAAGAAGGGGTTGAAGGTGGCTCCTAGGAGGGTGGGGAACAGGGAGTAGGTGGTTAATGAATTCAGAGTAGCCAGAATTTTCTAACAAGCTGgatttgctgtgtgtgtgtgtgtgtgtgtaagagaaagagagagaaagaacatggtTCCAACATCTGGACCTGGAAAATGGGATGGATGTCCTCTCCATCCACAGGGGATGGGACAAGATggggctgagcaggtggaaaggggcTGGAATCAGCTCAGTTCTTCAATGTCATGGTTAAGGAGTCTATTAGATATTGCCACAGAAATGCCTAATAAGTagaggagtttgggtttttttttctttcttattaacattaaaaaatataatttaaatgtattgatTTTATTATGTGAatgatttggaattttatttcatgcCAAGGTATATGTTATAATagccaaatggaaaatatatcagaaaaggggagaaatgagggctTTCACATAAACTGACTGTCCATAACGTaggtaaaatttcaataaaaccagTCTTCATGCAAAAACCTCATCTTGgtgttacataaaattaaatgaaaaaggactATGTTGATGTATCATTATTTCATGTTacataatagccccaaacaaaCACACTGTTTAACTATGAGGCTTGTAGAAATACTATTCACTTTATtgacataaatacagaaatgcagaaaggttCTAAGGTAGAATAAGCATCTTAGTGGAAATAATAGAGATCTGAGCATTTTACATGATATGTATGGACTGattcaaaatttggaaaagtaatttaCACAGTAGAACATATGTATGAATGTgaaagcaagatgaatgaaagaaaaagaatatgagtatCAGGGAGAGAGTTCCAAATGGAAAGGGCAAATCAGGGAGTTTGGACAAATCGAGAAATTGATGGCATGTCAATTTCCAAGTCTGGTTGCTTCCACCAAAGTATAGCAGAGAGATAGAGGAGAGACCCAGGACCCAACTCCGGGGCACATTCGCagtaaatgtttggaaaaaagaGGAGACGTTGGCAAAAGACCAGCCAGTGGATCGAAAGCAGAGCGATAGGCTGGAGGCCAAGTAAAGCAGGAACacgggggaggagggatggaagaGCTGGGTCAAATGCTGCCAAAGGGCCACGCATGATGAAGACTAAAAACTGACCACTATATTTAGCAACGTGGGGTCACTGATGGCCTTGACAGAGCAGTTTCCATAGAGCGAGGGATCAGGGGAAAAGCCAGAGTGGGTGCAAAAGGGGATGGCTCAAGAGAATATGTAGACAGTGAGTTTAAACTACTCATTAAAGATTTGCTGCAAAGACATGGGGTGGCAATTGGTGGGGGCGAATTAGGGTCAAGgagtgctgtttgtttcttttaagaggatGGACTTTTATATACTGATGGGAGCCAACTAGCAGGAGAACAAAATAGATGAGGTAGTGACAGAGAGGATGGATGTGGGAGAGACAGCCCGGAGAAGATTGGATGGATGGGCCCCCTGGCGACTtttggatgatctggctttcgaTGTCACCTGTAATAAGAGGTGGGGAAGCGAGAGTGAGGTCACAGACATCAGAAGGCGAGCGGATGTGCTAGGAGTTGCTGGTGAAATGTTCTCTTCTGTTGGCTTCAGTTTGCTTGGTCAAAGTAGAAAAGTAAACTTACCAGCTGAGGAACGAGGAGGAAGAGTTACTGGAGTCATGAGCAGAAGATACGAAAGAGCCTTCAGGGACAATgggacagtgaaaagagcagaggGAGACGGGGGGAGTGTGCTCtcagaaagttacattttatcTTTGAGGTCCCCAATTGTTGGATGTGTGATTGTCCTTCCTGCTGTCTACGAAATAAAAATTGAGTATGGTTCAGGGAAAATGCTATTTCATTCTAAGAGGCTGCCTGTTTCTCAGGAATGGTCATCTTAAACTGCAAACAttacaaaaatgttgaaaagaagaaCTTGTGTACCCAATGACCcactattttctataaatttggtTGCTATTTAGTTCCCCTATCAATACCACAGAACCGATACTGCCTAGGATGGAGATACATCGATgcttaaatggaaatgaaatctgtatctttttcctAAACTCCATGGCTTCCTTAACATCCCATTCCCCTTGGAATTTAGGGGTGTCTGGtataagaaatgagaaacagtttgagaaaatccTGGCTCAGAATTACACAGCACAACCTCAGTTCAAGTATACAGCCGTAAAAATGTTTAGAAGCAAAACTCCATAACTACTCTTAAAGAATTTTGCAAACCTGGGCCTGCCCAGAtgtttccaaactggaaaggtACTCCAATCACTTGACCGGTACGGGAACCAGAGGCTGGTCAGCCTTTTCTGTaaaagccagagagtaaatattttcagttttgcagatcatTTTGTTGTAACCATGCAGGTCTGCAATAAGAAAGCGAAGagcactgggagacaggaaacaaatgggCATGCCCACACCCACCCTTCCACTCAGGGCAGCTTCTCTGTGGTGGGGAGCTTTGCCACaatgatttgtttctttgtttccattggtttctttgtttccacCTTACTGCTCAAGCTCAGAACTTCAAGTGAGCCTGGTCCTTCAGCATCcatgcagagagaaggctgagtgggggtggggaccccacctgacagagaagagagatggctTGTCACCATGACATGAGACAATCACACCTTCCGGGATGAAAGGGAACAAAGATAAAGGAGGGGAACAGCAGTGGGACCCCTGGGTCACCTGCCAGGCTTGCTCTCCCTCCACGgccaccctgggggcctgggtggTGTTGGAACTCAGCTACAGTGATTAggctgaggggactcaggataaACGACCCTCCGTCTCCACACCGGGTTCCAAACGCAGCCTCTCTAAATCTACCCTCTGAGTTTCTGGAACTCAGCTGGAAGAATACATGATCAGGCCAGACCCAGAGCCCAAGCCAAACACGACAGGGGTCACGTGGGGTTGTAACCCCGTGCTCAGTGGTCGGGGTCTCCTTGCAAATCTGCAGAAATCCCTGTTCTGCCTCATTCCTGGGAGAAACCCCATatctcctcctgctctgttcttCTCTTGAGGCTATTGTCCTGGAGGGATGCAGAGTCCTTGAACCTGGCCCTCCAAACGTACATAAGCAGCCtgttcaataaaacaaattatgcacTTTTTCACATTTGCCAGTTTTTTGATTCCAGAAAGGCTGCGGGACTCTTTCTCACTGTCTCCTGTGCCCCCACCACTTGGTGGCCCTCTCCTCATGGAAACACGATTTCCCACAactgcaccctgcctcccagcttgtCAGAGGGGAGTGACCCACAAAGACACACGTGTTTGTGAGGATCCTGTCGCCCAACAGAAAGCCTACTCCTGGAGCCACGGACAGAGATCTGGCCTCCTGAGCAGCTCAGCTCTAGTTGAAAGCCTAAACTGGGGACCCCGAACATTGCTGAATGACTTTCTGAGTCACCTGGACTGGAGgggcctgatttttctttccaggaatggATGTAGCGCAGCCTCCATTTTCAGGGCTGACATTCATGATGGATCTAGTTCCCCCAACTGCACCCCAGGAAGGAAGGCCCTTCCATCCCACTGGTTAGAAACCCAGCCCAGGGGAGTTCCGAAGCACCACATCGCTGTCAGGTCCAGCATCCCTGCAGAGTGGCCCCTGCCCCTGAATGAGCCCCTTGCCTGGGCCTTCCCTGCCCCGACATGACCACACCCCaggtggtgctggggaaggcagggagtgcagtgaggggtggggggagcagagcCCCTTGCTCTGGAGTGAGGGTTCTTGGGGAGACCACAGAGCAAGgcacacaccacccccaccctATACCCCAAACTCTTAGCCCCGCCTACACAGGGGCCGCTCTGCGTCCTCTCACCATGGCTCTCCTGTCAGACTGCACCGAACCCGGCATCTGGCACCCCAGCCCTACCTCCCCTCTTATGACAGATCCCGTCTTCTTGGAAACTGCCTAGCAGCGAGTATTCAAGGCCGGCAGCGGGCCTGGCGGATCTGCACTTCAGGTGCCCTACCTGGCCAGCCGTGCGTGCCTGGGCTCAGTCCTCTATCTTGCCCACTGGTAGACTGGGTCCACGTCCGGTGCAAGCGGAGGCCACGGAGCCCAGGCTGATCCCCACACAGGGACAGGTGAGGGTGTCCCCGTCTCGCTGCCCCGCTGCCCCACTGCCCCGCCCACTGGTGGCAGCACCGCCCCAGCCTCCGCCCGGCGCCACCTGCAGGTCAGGACTTCCGAGCGGCCCCGCCCGGCTGCCCCATAAGCCTCCCCCACCTCCGTCCTGGCCGCGCCCTGGCTCCCATTGGCTCCGCAAGTTCTGCCCTAGCACATCTAGACTCGGGAAGACACACGACGCAAGCGCTAGAGGATGGCCCTGCGGCGTTGCCATGGTTACAGGCGCCGCGCTCCGCGCGGGCCGGCCTGAGCTTCTGGGGCGGGCAGCGGGCTCCGGAAGTGTGCAGCTGCCCGGGACCATGGCGGTGCTTGCTGCTGGGGATGGCGGCTTGCTCGGCCAGGCGACTAGTTCTGGCCTGGTCAGTAGGCGGCCGACATCTTGTCTGGGGCGGCGTCTCACAGATGGTAAACGTACATCCGCGCCGTCGGCGGGGCCGGTGGACATGAACCAGGGTGGGATCGGTGTTGGGGTGGTGGCCGGGGAGGGCTGTGGTGCCGGGGAGCGTgttggggcggggcggggcagggcttgGGCACAGCCTCAAGCTTTCCTCCccctcaggccctggggctggggccgcgAGTCTGGGTCGCCCTTGGTGGCCGCGGCCTCCCAGAACCCACCGGGACGGGCAGGCGGAGGACCCCTCTTAGATGAAGCGGGTCCTTACCCGGGTTTTGAAGAGCCCCAGAGTCAGATGTTGGAATGAGGTGGTTTATCAGCCTTGTTTATCTGCAGGGAAATTTCAGTTCCATCCAGATGTTGGTTCCTTCAGTCAACCTCAGGAATAAGACACAAGGGTCTGTGCCGATAAGTAGTTATCTAGGGCTTGACTCAAAATAAACTATGCGGGGTGTAGGGATGGTAGATGGGACCCTCTCTCTTGAAGTTAGCAGTCTTCTGGGATTAGAGGCCCCAGCTGAGGATTACATCCTCATCTGCAGTAATGGAGGTTgtgagaaacacacagagaagggaggggtgtggTGGCGGTAACTCATTACAGAATCCAGGACCCTTGCCTGGCTCTTGTGTAGAAGAGTCTCGCCTTGGATAGGGCAGCAGTTATCAAAGTGTATCCAAGGCCCCTGAGGTGCAAGACCATTTTCATAGAAACGCCGGGATGTCACCTGCCTTTTGCACACTCTTGCTCTCCCGAGTTCCTGTggggttttccagggaaaacctggcCTGTGATATCACAAAACAGGGAACGCAGAGGCAGATAGGAGAATTCAGCTCTCACCAGTCcaaaagagatttgcagaaattaaaatcactgctaTTCTTCTCactaatgatttttcttttgaaaaatagaattatattttgtttaagaGTATTAATGGTAACATACAGtagattgttaatatttttaagtgaattcatacactttttctaacttcttattTAACTTCTAACACAGGAAATATTGATAGATTTAACTCACATAAATAGCAGCCTTTTGGAGTTCTCAGTAATTGTTAAGAGTGTATAGGGTTCTGTAGAACAAGAAGTTTGAGAGCCCCTGGAGAACGGGTGCTCAGGTGCTAGTCAGGTGCTTGGTGTTAGACGGATGCCAAGATGTCTTCCACAACTGCTCCCGGACTTGAAGTAATTGGCCACATGGAGATGGGTGGGCAGTGCCTCCACTTTACAAACCAGAAGCTGCTGAATGTGTCTGGAGTGTAGGCCATGGGCTGTGCAGGGATTCCCGTTGTATCTGTTCTATCTAAGCCGGGATTCCTGTGCAGAGGCCTGGCCCTGAAGACCCgctctcctttgctccctgccAGGTACCTTCTGTGTGACGTCAACCCTCCAGAGGGATTCAGCCTCCGTAGGAACGTCTGCATCCACATTGCCTTCCTCCTGAAGACCCTGCTGAAGATGGAGGAGCCGGTACTGGTGCTATCCCCTTGGGGCCACCTCTACCACTGGCAGAGCCCCAACATCAACCAGGTCTGGATTCCCTGGTCCGACTCCTTTGACCTCCCAAGTCTCAACAGAAACATCCCTGACATTGAGTACGAGCAGTTCATTGCAGGTGAGGTGGTCATTTAACTGGGGCCAGGTGGTCGTTGTTCTGGTTCCGATCTGAACAACGGGCCATCTTACTTTGGGTTTGTCGGTCTGCTTAGGGGCCCTGCTCATGTTTCCCACACTGCAGGTGAATTTGGTTTTTCCATAGTTTTTTCGGGAAATCAATTTGAAGTGTATGAGCTCTATGTCCGCTCACCTCTGAAAaccctggcctcctggtgagATGGAGCGGTGACAAGGAGGCCACTGCCACAGAGGCCTTGTCCCAGAAGGACTCACTCCCTGtgctgttttgttagtttcaggtatacagcatagtgattaagttgTAAATATACatagtctattctttttcaggttcttttccattataggttgcaagatactgaatactgttccctgtgttctacagtgaatccttgtcgtttgtctgttttaca
This portion of the Camelus ferus isolate YT-003-E chromosome 36, BCGSAC_Cfer_1.0, whole genome shotgun sequence genome encodes:
- the LOC116661736 gene encoding GDP-fucose protein O-fucosyltransferase 2-like isoform X2; amino-acid sequence: MVTGAALRAGRPELLGRAAGSGSVQLPGTMAVLAAGDGGLLGQATSSGLVSRRPTSCLGRRLTDARYLLCDVNPPEGFSLRRNVCIHIAFLLKTLLKMEEPVLVLSPWGHLYHWQSPNINQVWIPWSDSFDLPSLNRNIPDIEYEQFIAEMRNI
- the LOC116661736 gene encoding GDP-fucose protein O-fucosyltransferase 2-like isoform X4; this encodes MVTGAALRAGRPELLGRAAGSGSVQLPGTMAVLAAGDGGLLGQATSSGLVSRRPTSCLGRRLTDARYLLCDVNPPEGFSLRRNVCIHIAFLLKTLLKMEEPVLVLSPWGHLYHWQSPNINQVWIPWSDSFDLPSLNRNIPDIEYEQFIAGFTW
- the LOC116661736 gene encoding GDP-fucose protein O-fucosyltransferase 2-like isoform X1 — its product is MVTGAALRAGRPELLGRAAGSGSVQLPGTMAVLAAGDGGLLGQATSSGLVSRRPTSCLGRRLTDARYLLCDVNPPEGFSLRRNVCIHIAFLLKTLLKMEEPVLVLSPWGHLYHWQSPNINQVWIPWSDSFDLPSLNRNIPDIEYEQFIAGTHGAIHSPFHLLILNLPPPPFPCWLLPRGPSSHQRPLGH
- the LOC116661736 gene encoding GDP-fucose protein O-fucosyltransferase 2-like isoform X5: MAACSARRLVLAWYLLCDVNPPEGFSLRRNVCIHIAFLLKTLLKMEEPVLVLSPWGHLYHWQSPNINQVWIPWSDSFDLPSLNRNIPDIEYEQFIADGLASCFRENDMLLERNSLTCSKSAHLTFYLSLSHLDSSCSCS